The window TACATACGTAAAATATAACTTACATTAATACAAGAATCTTTACTAGCTACCAAGCAAACTTTTAGTCCATAGAAATTATACTCTTTTTCACTTGTCTTTTATCTTCACTTTCTGCACATTCTTTTCAACCACTTTATATATACATAGTGTAACTGTATGGAATCCTTGTCACAAAAGTTATACAACTAAGCTCAGTATCCACAGACAAGCACATCTGTACTCCATTATTTAATCTCATCATTTAAACCCCTTTTCCCTATGTACCATCATTCATTACTTCATTGTAGATTCTTGAATTATCTCATTCCACAAAATAAAAGTGCTTACTTTTTTGTGAAGTAAAAAAATTGTTGTGATCACAAAATGAGAGGTTTCTTGATTCtgggtttgtttttgtttgtgCTAGTTCCATTTACTTCAGCTCAATTAGTTCCTGCTGAAAGTAGAATCCTTTTCCAAATTCAACAGTTTCTTGAATTTCCACAAGTTCTTCAACAATGGAATAAATGGACTAATTTTTGTCTCCTACCACAATCTCCTTATCTTGTTGTAACATGTTCTGATAATCATATAACAGAATTAACAATTGTTGGTAACAAAAGGTCTCCTTCTGAGTCTTTGAAGTCCACTGGTCCACAAGCTTTGTCAGGGAAATTTCCTATTGATTCATTTTTCACTGTTGTTACTAAGTTATCTAGTTTGAAGAAGTTGTCATTGGTTTCACTAGGATTATGGGGTCCATTGCCTGGTAAAATTAGTAGGCTACATTCACTTGAGGTACTTAATATTAGTTCAAATTTCATTGTTGGTGGAGTGCCATCATCAAtagtaaatttcaagaatttgaaGTCTCTTGTTTTGGCTAGAAATTTGTTTAATGGAAGTGTACCAGATCTAAAAGTGTTAAAGAATCTTCAAGTTTTGGATTTGAGTGATAATAAACTAGGACCAAAGTTTCCATCTTTAGGGAATAGTAACAACCTTGTTTTGCTTAATTTGAGCAACAATTTGTTTAGATCAGAAATTCCTAATGGACTTAACAAGTATACTCATTTGCAAGTTCTTGATTTGTCTTCTAACAAACTTGTTGGTCCAATGCcttcttttatattttcactTCCAGCAATTCAGTCTATTAGTATTGCTAAGAATCAGCTAAGTAGTGCACTTCCTGCTAGTATGTCTTGTAGTAACAACCTTAAGTTTGTCGATGTTTCGAGTAATTTGTTGATAGGAAAGTTGCCTGCTTGTCTTGGATCAAGTTCAAGAAACAGGACAGTGATTAATGTTTGGAATTGTTTGTCAAGTACTAGTAGTAAGTATCAGCATCCAGTTTCATTTTGTGAGAAGCAAGCAATTGCTGTTAAGCCCCCTCCAAGAACTAATGATGGGAAGCAACAATCAACTGTCAAGCTTGGTGTTGTTCTAGGACTCATTGCAGGAATTGTTGTAGTTGTTGGTGGAATTGGTTTGCTGATCTTTTTCGTTGTCAAGAAAGTTGTGAGAAATAGAGTTCAAGGATATAAAAATGACAGCTTTGCTTTTGAGAAGAATTCAACTCTTTCTAAAACTGCTGATGGAGGTAAATTTCCTTAATGAATCTTGAATAAATGATAGGGGTTTATTGGAAATAGCCTCTATACTtcccaaggtaggggtaaggtctgcatacattCTACTCTCCCTAgacccagaccccacttgtgtgATTACTCTGTCTGTGTTGTTGTTGAATCTTGAATAATGatgggtctatcggaaacaacctctctacctcctaAGGTAGGTGTAAGGTCTACGCCCGCCTTTACCCTCCCAAGACCCCATAGTGTGGGATTATATTGGGTATGATGTTATTGAATCTTGAATAGTGATAGACCCCTATCgggaacaacctctctaccttccacggtaggggtaaggtctgcctACACTCTACTCTATCCAGAGTccatttgtgggattacactgggtttattgttgcTATTGTGAATCTTGAATGATACTGCAACATTATGACAATTTTATCAGAAGTTTACATTTTTAGATTGTGATTAACTAATATTAACATCAACTTGATTTGATCAGGAAATGCAAGGAGAACAATGAGGATGGTATCATTAGGACTTCCACCATATAATGTTTTCACTCTGGAGGAAATGGAAGAAGCAACAAacaattttgatccaactaatctGGTTGGAGAAGGTTCCCAGGGTCAGGTATAAATGTCGATTCATTATAAATAGAGAAAAAGGATATTTATTACTGTAACCTGTCCGTATTATTTGTCATTTTGGACTCCGAATGATTTCAATCTGGTCAATACATAAGGTACATTAGTAATACGAGTCCGTAGACACccatattgtgatacttctaatCTCCAAAAGTCACCCTAAAAGTCAACCCGAGCATAacttgacattttaggaaaactAAATCATTTCTTAGCTTTTCTCCAAGTTCATCCTTACTGTTCCAAACTTCCAATTAGTAGAGTGATAATTAAGCGAGacgtttaatatatataaaaagtagTTTAGACAAATAATCTTAAGGCTATTAAATCTCTGCATCAAGGGAACGggtgtgcaaaaatattaaaagacgGATAATGTGGACAGAAAGTAGTAATATGGATATGTTTGACATAACTCTTGGTAGATACAAACTTTTGTTTTCAACATGTTTGTTGACATATGGGAATTGATGTTCATTAAATGAATGACAGCTATATAGAGGTTGTCTTAGAGATGGAACAGTGGTCCTGGTGAAATGTCTGAAGTTGAAGCAGAAGCATTCACCTCAAATTCTGCAGCAGCACATGGAGATGGTCTCAAAGCTAAGACATAGGCATTTGGTCAGTGTGCTTGGACACTGTGTTGTTACTTACCAAGATCATCCAAATACAGCTAGCACTGTATTTATTGTTCTTGAAAATGTTGTCAATGGATCACTGAAAGATCATCTTAGTGGTAAGCTATTATGAGTTCGGTTTCTCGTATGGTCACTGAACTAATAGTTATTATCTCGGCAAGTCAGAAGAaaggtgactttctgagataatgACTATTAGTTGAGTGACTATCAAATAGTCATTACTCTCTGCAGTCTGAACGATGAAGGACTGAATTTATTTTCCGGAATTTCGTTCTTTGGCAGATTGGAGAAAAAGGGATGTATTGAAATGGCCACAAAGAATGGGAATAACTATGGGCATTGCAAAAGGAATTCAATATTTGCACACTGGAGGAGTCACTGGAAATGACATTAAGCTTGAGAATGTTTTGTTGGATGAGACTCTTACTGCTCGAATAAGCAGCTATAATATATCTTTGCCACCTAAGGTAATGCTAGTAATTCACCACACGTATATCTTGCAGAATACGCTTTCTTGACCATCGAAAATTTTGCAGGTTGGTTCGGAAAGTCCTCTTGCTGGACCAGACCAATTCACCAGGTATTGTGCAGCTGCATTCACCTCTATTTTCTCAGTTTCCGTTTATCATCTCTGAATTGCCTGCTAATATAAACTTCACATTCAGCGTGAAGCAAGCAGAAAAGGAAGACATCTATCAATTGGGAGTTATTCTACTAGAGGTTATTATTGGTAGACCAATCAACTCTCGAAGCGAAGCAGAAGACCTTAAGCTTCAGGTATCAATAACAAGATCCAAATAACTCTCAAACCATAAAGTATATGGTATCTCTGTGAAATAACAGATAtgcaagaaaaaaagagaagaagaatgcATACATATGGCATACGTTTGAGTCATTTTAGATTCACTCTCTGCAACATATATTATGACATTACTCTATATGAAACACATACAATTCTCTTGAACCGAGGGTCTACAGAAACTACCTCTCTAACTTTGATGTAGGGGTAAGGTCTAGGTACACTCTTACCTTTTGGGACTacattgagtatgttgttgtgttCAATATGAAACGCATACATTTTTTTACATATCACATGTTAGACTAATCTATTTATGCTATATCTCAAACATCGTCGAATCAAATTGCCTATTCTATGGCATACAGGTGGAGACTGCCTTAGCGGAATCACCATCAAAGCTACGAGATTTAACAGATCCTTGTATTCGGGGTACATTTGCATATGACTCATTGAAAACAACAGTCCAGATAGCGATAAACTGCCTTGAAAAAGAACTGAGCAGGCGACCATCAGTCGAAGATGTTCTCTGGCATATGCAATACTCAATTCAGGTTCAAGAAGGAGCAACAAACAGTGGAAACCTCAGTGGGAACCAAAGTGGAAAAATAAGTGGAAGTCTTAATAATAAGTTTTACTAGTAAAGGAGATCTGTCATtatattgttttatcttgttgtTTAGTAACTTGTATGCATCCTGTATAGCACAGTTCAGTAGCTTACCGAATAACAAATGTCCCAAGTTCACAATACAAAGCAAATTTTCATGGAAGTTGAGAATCTCGTCCGTGAACTTGGGAAAAACTTATCAACATCCGGTGTTTATACCAACCTAATGAACACACAAAATGTACCTTCACGTACGTTGTTATTACAaaattatagttaattaataaatACATTAATTTGAAGTGCAGTTATTGAGTAAATGCATTTGGTTTATGCAAAGAATTGGTCAGCAAGAAGAATTTCATAACATGCAATTCGTTGATTGTAGGAGTGATGTTCAATGAGCTGACTGAAAACTGTTCATTTTTGCTATTTGACTCGTAAAAAAGTCGAGGTATTTTTATAATCTATATTGACCAATGTTTTCAAAGGCGTTTTTGGGACGAGTCCGGGGGTGGGGCATTACCAAAACTGCTCCGCGGCAGAAATGAAAGGCTTAGATTTAGAGGGGGTACGCCCTAGAATTTGAGGCGGGCCCAttgaaatattttacttttactcatttaaaaaaaagaaaagtaagtcagcccggtgcactaaaacttTCAATTTGCATTTCGAGGCTAGCTATTTACAAGGCTTAAACCCATAatctcctggtcacatgacaataACTTTTGCTCATTTTcgtagtaataaaattataaatttgagatACATGAGATTTATGACTAAGTTAAGGTTCAACAATAAGAGAAACCAAACAATTGTAGTGACATAAAGGAAAATCTTGTGCATGTTAGACTGGCAACATTTGCATCATCTACTCACACTCCTCATACTTATTGAACATCAGAAGCATCATCCTCCAAATATTTCTTGTGCAGAAAATCCAACATAATTGTCAAAAAAGTATGGTGTGGTTCAAAGATGAAGCAAGAGATGACATTTCTGAGTGTAACCACGCCAACAACTTTATGATCTTCATCAGTTTATCAGATATATCCTGTGTAACTGACTTGGAAGCAAGAATGTCTATCACATTACCAAGAGCTGAATCAAGCTTGCATATTATTGGTGTAGCAACCTAACTAGGTTGCAAGGTAGTAAAATTAGTCCATGAAATTATAACTCGTGCAATCTATTCAAGTTTGGGCTGAGTGTTGATCGTTTATTTATTAGCTCAACCCATTTCAGTCCTCAAAATTTGAAATGATATATAACCCAAATTATTTTTTGcgaaatcatatcaaaatatttttaataggttGCAAGGTAGTAAAATTAGTCCATGAAATTATAACTCGTGCAATCTATTCAAGTTTGGGCTGAGTGTTGATCGTTTATTTATTAGCTCAACCCATTTCAGTCCTCAAAATTTGAAATGATATATAACCCAAATTATTTTTtgcaaaatcatatcaaaatatttttaattcctttaatttaatatgttatatatactATATAGTCGTAATAATGAAAAAATTCTCTGTACTTGGAGCTATCCCATAAAATATGGAGTCAAACAGTGTCGGCTCGTGGCTCTTGCATAAAGCAAGTAAAGATCGGGGCTTTAGGCCCCAAACTTTGAGTGCCTCATTTTTCAATGATAGT of the Capsicum annuum cultivar UCD-10X-F1 chromosome 11, UCD10Xv1.1, whole genome shotgun sequence genome contains:
- the LOC107847830 gene encoding probable LRR receptor-like serine/threonine-protein kinase At1g14390, with translation MRGFLILGLFLFVLVPFTSAQLVPAESRILFQIQQFLEFPQVLQQWNKWTNFCLLPQSPYLVVTCSDNHITELTIVGNKRSPSESLKSTGPQALSGKFPIDSFFTVVTKLSSLKKLSLVSLGLWGPLPGKISRLHSLEVLNISSNFIVGGVPSSIVNFKNLKSLVLARNLFNGSVPDLKVLKNLQVLDLSDNKLGPKFPSLGNSNNLVLLNLSNNLFRSEIPNGLNKYTHLQVLDLSSNKLVGPMPSFIFSLPAIQSISIAKNQLSSALPASMSCSNNLKFVDVSSNLLIGKLPACLGSSSRNRTVINVWNCLSSTSSKYQHPVSFCEKQAIAVKPPPRTNDGKQQSTVKLGVVLGLIAGIVVVVGGIGLLIFFVVKKVVRNRVQGYKNDSFAFEKNSTLSKTADGGNARRTMRMVSLGLPPYNVFTLEEMEEATNNFDPTNLVGEGSQGQLYRGCLRDGTVVLVKCLKLKQKHSPQILQQHMEMVSKLRHRHLVSVLGHCVVTYQDHPNTASTVFIVLENVVNGSLKDHLSDWRKRDVLKWPQRMGITMGIAKGIQYLHTGGVTGNDIKLENVLLDETLTARISSYNISLPPKVGSESPLAGPDQFTSVKQAEKEDIYQLGVILLEVIIGRPINSRSEAEDLKLQVETALAESPSKLRDLTDPCIRGTFAYDSLKTTVQIAINCLEKELSRRPSVEDVLWHMQYSIQVQEGATNSGNLSGNQSGKISGSLNNKFY